A single region of the Dehalococcoides mccartyi genome encodes:
- the casB gene encoding type I-E CRISPR-associated protein Cse2/CasB, translating to MGLDERQKLFIGYLCSLAKKGQEDRGALADLRSGLGKRPDEMARIHRHVVPYLPDKNYNDRWYYLIATLFGYYPEHRGNYSLGKAFKPLRTKSTSMETRFIALLNAHYEDLDKHLRYTVSLLKANEQPLDWFQLFQDLLQWDSPEGHVQLRWARDFFSVNSSDENTKKQTIGEENNE from the coding sequence ATGGGCCTTGATGAGAGACAAAAATTATTTATAGGTTACCTGTGTTCACTTGCTAAAAAGGGGCAGGAAGATCGCGGTGCTCTTGCTGACCTCCGTAGCGGCCTTGGTAAAAGACCAGATGAGATGGCTCGTATTCACAGGCATGTGGTGCCTTATCTACCAGATAAAAATTACAATGACCGATGGTATTACTTGATAGCAACACTTTTCGGTTATTATCCAGAACATCGTGGCAATTATTCACTGGGTAAAGCGTTCAAGCCTCTTCGTACAAAAAGCACAAGCATGGAGACCAGATTTATTGCACTGCTCAATGCCCATTACGAAGATCTGGATAAACATTTGCGCTACACTGTAAGCCTGCTAAAGGCGAATGAACAACCGCTGGACTGGTTTCAGTTATTTCAAGACCTTCTCCAGTGGGACAGCCCCGAAGGCCACGTCCAACTTAGATGGGCAAGAGATTTCTTCAGCGTTAATTCCAGTGATGAAAATACCAAAAAACAAACTATAGGAGAAGAAAACAATGAGTGA
- the casA gene encoding type I-E CRISPR-associated protein Cse1/CasA, translating to MAEFNLVEGPWIPCISPDGNISEYSIRDVLLQSHNLSEICDDSPLVTVAIHRLLLAILYRALEGPNNIQEWRDLYQKHSFAQSRINEYLYKWEQKFNLLDQSYPFYQMSQLVTAKPISTNRLATEIASGNNATLFDHGGDDIIVEWTAPQAARYLVTCQSFALGFGKSGNAKINGINETLPYSSDAIALRGMNIWIQGENLFKTLMINLSPIKDISLPPWELENPNKYRDKQENNNRIVFGSFGLVDQLTWQSRLMRLIPDNQTISKMYFTQGRSADKCAIDPMKVYRLSKDEGVSALAFSSNKSAWRDFHSILMIPESGSKEHRPECFNMAEEAISNDDVNDSKIFITHVAGLATAPNKAGKFIFWRHERMPVPAALLNNTDLLERLGKCLAYAERAAGVLKYRIQRVIKLYLSPDCELPGGHQPDPSDIAKLIESLDPRPAYWSRMEDHFMTLIENLPNDWDTDTGDSKPDEKQMARLTWRQNIKHQAKNAFLESIAALGTTTRAIQAIAHVPVDFSDLDLDRQPIEKIKRKEKENYNNGP from the coding sequence ATGGCTGAATTTAATTTGGTTGAAGGTCCTTGGATTCCCTGCATAAGTCCTGATGGAAATATCAGCGAATATAGTATCCGAGATGTATTGCTTCAGTCACATAATTTAAGCGAAATATGCGACGATTCACCGCTCGTCACTGTGGCTATCCACCGATTGCTATTAGCTATTTTGTACCGAGCATTGGAGGGACCCAATAATATACAAGAGTGGAGAGACCTATACCAAAAACACAGCTTTGCGCAATCAAGAATAAATGAGTATCTGTACAAATGGGAGCAAAAATTTAATCTTCTCGATCAAAGTTATCCTTTTTACCAGATGAGTCAGCTTGTAACTGCTAAACCAATTTCAACTAATCGCCTGGCAACAGAAATTGCCAGCGGTAACAATGCTACCCTCTTTGACCATGGTGGGGATGATATCATAGTAGAGTGGACAGCCCCTCAAGCTGCCAGATATCTGGTTACCTGCCAATCTTTTGCGCTGGGTTTTGGCAAAAGCGGGAATGCGAAGATAAACGGAATAAATGAGACCCTGCCTTATTCATCAGATGCAATTGCATTGAGGGGTATGAATATCTGGATCCAAGGAGAAAACCTATTCAAAACTTTAATGATAAATTTATCACCTATTAAGGATATATCGCTTCCTCCTTGGGAACTAGAAAACCCGAATAAATATCGGGACAAACAAGAAAATAATAATAGAATAGTTTTCGGTTCTTTTGGGTTGGTCGACCAACTAACTTGGCAGAGCCGGCTCATGAGGCTAATTCCAGACAACCAAACCATTTCAAAGATGTATTTTACACAGGGTCGTTCCGCAGATAAATGTGCTATAGATCCAATGAAAGTTTATCGCTTATCTAAAGATGAAGGAGTCTCAGCATTAGCTTTCAGCAGTAACAAATCTGCCTGGCGAGATTTTCATTCAATCCTGATGATTCCAGAATCCGGAAGTAAAGAACACAGGCCAGAGTGTTTCAATATGGCAGAAGAAGCGATAAGCAACGATGATGTAAACGATTCTAAAATTTTTATTACTCACGTTGCAGGCCTCGCTACGGCACCAAATAAGGCTGGGAAATTCATATTTTGGCGCCACGAACGGATGCCTGTTCCTGCAGCATTGCTGAACAATACTGATTTACTAGAGCGGCTAGGAAAATGCCTTGCATATGCCGAGAGAGCGGCTGGAGTACTGAAATACCGCATACAAAGGGTTATTAAGCTATATTTATCACCTGATTGTGAGTTACCTGGTGGACACCAGCCTGACCCGTCTGATATAGCCAAACTGATTGAATCTTTAGACCCCCGCCCTGCCTACTGGTCTCGCATGGAGGACCACTTTATGACACTGATTGAAAACCTGCCCAACGACTGGGATACTGACACAGGAGATTCGAAACCTGATGAAAAGCAAATGGCAAGATTAACCTGGAGACAAAATATCAAACATCAGGCAAAGAATGCTTTTTTAGAAAGCATTGCAGCACTTGGTACTACCACACGTGCTATACAGGCTATCGCTCATGTCCCCGTTGATTTTTCTGATCTGGACCTGGACCGGCAGCCAATAGAAAAAATAAAAAGAAAGGAAAAGGAGAACTATAATAATGGGCCTTGA